ATGTCCTGCCACAAGCGCGCCAGCCGGCTGGCAAAAAAGCCGTTGGCCTGTTGCGAGGCGTGCTGGCTGATCATCTGCAGCTTGCGCAGCGCTGGCGGGATTTCGTTTTGTGGGACGGCAGGCAGGCGAGCGAGCAGTTGTGCGGTGCGCTTGAGGCCCAGGCGGCTGATTGCCACCTCGAGGTTTTCGCAGGGCTCGGTCAAGCTGCTGCTGACATGCCGATTGGCTTCGCGAATCACGCTCAGGGCCAGCGCCGGACTGCCCTGGATCAAGTCGGCAATCTCGCGCAACGAGCTGCGAGAGTTGTTCAGCGCCCGGCTAACCCGGTCATGACTGGCCAGCGGTACGGGCAAGATCACGCTATCGAGACGCTTGACCCAATCCTGGAGTGTGGCAGGTGTGGAGTTGGTTGCATTAGCCATGGTCGGGCGCGGTCACCGTTGACTTCAAACACGCCCGGATGGGGGCAAATTGGCTTTTCGCCATAACTGGCTATAGTCTGGCGCAGTTTTGCCGATAAGTAGAAGAAGAGATTTTTTAACTTCCGAATATGACCTTGAACCCGACTTAAGTAAGTACCTTCCTACCTATGGCTAAAATTATCGGCATCATCGTCGTATTCGCGAGCGTGCTCGGCGGATACGTGCTTTCCCACGGCAAGATTGCCGCCCTCATTCAGCCCTTTGAGGTGATGATCATCGGTGGTGCGGCGCTGGGTGCATTCCTCCAGGCGAACCCCGGCTACATGACCAAGCACGTGCTCAAGAAGTCCCTGAGCATGTTCGGTACGCGCTTCACCCATGCTTTCTACCTGGAAGTGCTGGGCCTGATCTACGAGATCCTCAACAAAAGCCGCCGCGAAGGCATGATGGCGATCGAGGCGGATATCGAGGACGCGGCCGCGAGTCCGATTTTTGCCAAGTACCCGACTGTTCTCAAGGACGAGCGCATGACCGCTTTCGTCTGCGATTACCTGCGCATCATGTCCTCCGGCAACATGGCGCCCCATGAGCTCGAAGGTCTGTTCGACATGGAGCTCTACAGCCTCAAGGAAGATCTGGAGCACCCGTCTCACGCGGTGAACGGCATCGCCGATGGCATGCCCGGTTTCGGTATCGTTGCCGCGGTACTGGGTATCGTGGTGACCATGGCGTCCCTGGGCGAGGGCGACCAGGCGTCCATTGGCCTGCACGTCGGCGCTGCGCTGGTAGGTACCTTCTTCGGTATTCTTGCGGCCTACGGCTTCTTCGGTCCCCTGGCTCACTCCCTGGCCCACGATGCCAAGGAGGAGCTGAACACCTACGAAGCAATCAAGGCCTCGCTGGTAGCCTCGGCCTCAGGCATGCCGCCATCGCTGGCGGTGGAGTTCGGGCGCAAGGTGTTGTACCCGGCGCACCGTCCGAGCTTCTCCGAGCTGGAGCAAGCGGTTCGCGGTCGCTAAGTCATGGAAAATAATCAGCCGATAATCATCAAGCGCGTCAAGCGCATTGCTGGCGGGCATCACGGGGGCGCATGGAAAATCGCCTTCGCTGACTTCGCCACGGCGATGATGGCGTTCTTCCTGGTGTTGTGGCTGTTATCCACAGCCACGCCGGAACAGAAGATCGCTATCGCCGGTTACTTCAAGGATCCGATCGGCTTTACCGAGAGCGGCACGCCCTACGTCATCGATCTGGGTGGCTCGCCTGAACTGGCGCCGGACCAGACGCTCAACCCGGAAGCCAAGTTCCAGCCGCAGCCGGACAAGGTCACGGTTGATACCGATCAGGTTGAAGGCATGGCCGAGCAGGTCGAGCAGGAGCGCCTCGAGCTGTTACTGCAGGAACTGCAGAACAAGGTTGAAGAGAATCCGCAGCTACAGAAGTTCAAGGACCAGATCCTGTTCGAGATTACTCCGGATGGCCTGCGCATTCAGATCATCGATTCGGAGAACCGGCCGATGTTCGACTCCGGTAGCGCGCGCTTGAAGCCTTACTTCGAAGACATTCTGCTGGCCATGGCTGACACCATCAAGGCGGTGCCGAACAAGATCAGCATCAGCGGCCACACCGATGCCAAGCCGTACACCGGCAGCGGCGATTTCGGTAACTGGGAGCTGTCGTCCAACCGCGCCAACGCTGCCCGTCGAGCGCTGGTTGCGGGTAGTTATCCGGAAGCCCAGGTGGCGCGGGTAGTGGGCTATGCCTCGTCGGCTCTGTTTGACCGGGAGAATCCGTTCAATCCGGTCAATCGGCGCATCGACATTGTGGTATTGACCAAGAAAGCCCAGCGCGCCATCGAAGGTGAGCAAGGTGCCGAGCCTGCCCCTGCGCCGACCCAGGGTCAGGGAGCGCCAGGCGAGGTGCCGGCGGATCCCCATGCCCTGCCGGCCGACCAGCAACCTTTGCCGGCCCATGAGTTGCGCGAGCGTTTGAACCTTTTCGACGATCCGGCGCCCAAGCCGGCCGAACCGCCGAAGCAGTGAGAAAAAGCCGACACCAATGTCGGTTTTTTTTTGCGCGCTTGACCTTAAAAGCCGCGGCGGATGCGTGCCTTGAGTTCGTTGTGAAAGCGTTCGGCATTGGTTTTGTTACTGGTGTGCAGCCACTCGTTGCTGGTATCCGTGTCCAGATTCATCGAGCGTCTGAGTGTTTGCTCGTTGCGGTAGGCATCGATGAAGAAGTCGATGTCGGCGATTTTTGCCAGCCTGGGCCATTTGTCGAGGTAGTCCGGCAATTCGCTGGCGCCGGTCTTAAAGGTGCAAATGCGTCGATTGCAGATCGTCGCCTCGCCGAGCTGGAACGGTACCCACCAGGCCAGCGCCGATTTGTCGCTGACCAGTGCCAGCAAGTGACTGTTCTCGCCGACGTTGCGGGTTATCAGGCCGCTGATGTCGTCGGTGGTCTGGGATTCGGGATCCAGAACCTCCAGGCAGGTCCTGATGTTCGCCTGCATCAGGCGATTGTGAATGAGGATCGCGTGTGGGCGATCCATGTGACGGTAGCTGATGAATACAGGCATTGAGCGTGTCCCTTGTGCACGAAGTGGGACTGACTGTAGGAGAGGGGGTCGGGGCAGCAAGGCGGCCGAGCACAAAGAGACACGTCCTTCGCTAGAAGGAAAAAATTCTTACGGATGTTTTTTACCTGGCACGGACATCTGCGTCCGTGCCAGATCGTCTGATCAGTAGCTGGTTTCAGGCAGGCTGGCGATGATCGAGCGATAGCTGTTCATGCGCTGTTGCTGCACGCGGCCATCTTCCAGGGCCTTGAGCAGGGCGCAACCCGGCTCGCGGTCGTGCTTGCAGTCGCGGAAGCGGCACGTCCCGATCAAGTCATTGAACTCGATGAAGCCGGCCTCGACGTCGTAGCGGCTGACGTGCCCGAGGCCGAATTCGCGGATACCCGGGGAGTCGATCAGCTCACCGCCACCGGGAAAGTGGAACAGGCGAGCGGTGGTCGTGGTATGAGTGCCCTGGCCAGACAGCTCGGACAGCGGGCCGACGCGGGTTTCGACATCCGGCAGCAAGCTGTTAACCAGCGACGATTTGCCGACACCGGACTGGCCGACGAACACGCTGATGCGCCCGTCCAGTTGTTCCTGCAGGGTTTGCATGCCATTGCCGTGATGCGCCGAAACTTCCAGCACCGGGTAGCCGAGGGTGCGGTACACCTCCAGCAGGGCATTCAGTGCGGGCGCGTTGTGCTCGTCGATTAGGTCGAACTTGTTGAGCAGCAGCAACGGGCGAATACCGGCGTGTTCGGCGGCCACCAGGTAGCGGTCGATCAGGTTGGCGTGGGGCTCGGGCAGTGGAGCGAAGACGATGACGATCATGTCGACGTTGGCGGCGACCGGCTTGAGCTGGCCACGGCTGTCCGGGCGGCACAGTTCGGTCTTGCGCGGCAGTTGCGCGACGATCACGCCGATCCCCTGGTTGCCGGCACGCCAGACCACCTGGTCGCCAGTGACCAGCGCTGGCAGGTTGGCGCGCAAGTGGCAGCGGAATACCTGGCCGGCCAATTCGCCGTCACGGGCTTCGACTTCGACCTGCACGCCGAAGTGCGCAATCACCAGGCCCGTCTGTTCGGGGCCCAGGTCCCCACCTTCCAGCGCTTCGACGGCGGAGGATTCGCGTTTGGCGGCGCGGGCTGCGCGCTCGCCCTGAATCTTTTCGATGCGCCAGTTTTGACGACGATTGAGTTGGCGTTTGGCCATGGGTGTTCCGTGTTGATAATGCAGCGATTAGGTAAAACGGTCGCGAGTTTAGCACGCCCGCGCAGTTGCCTAGGCTAAACTGCGCAACTACGCCGAGGAGCCGACACATGCAAAACCCGCAGAATCTG
This region of Pseudomonas fluorescens genomic DNA includes:
- the motB gene encoding flagellar motor protein MotB, whose product is MENNQPIIIKRVKRIAGGHHGGAWKIAFADFATAMMAFFLVLWLLSTATPEQKIAIAGYFKDPIGFTESGTPYVIDLGGSPELAPDQTLNPEAKFQPQPDKVTVDTDQVEGMAEQVEQERLELLLQELQNKVEENPQLQKFKDQILFEITPDGLRIQIIDSENRPMFDSGSARLKPYFEDILLAMADTIKAVPNKISISGHTDAKPYTGSGDFGNWELSSNRANAARRALVAGSYPEAQVARVVGYASSALFDRENPFNPVNRRIDIVVLTKKAQRAIEGEQGAEPAPAPTQGQGAPGEVPADPHALPADQQPLPAHELRERLNLFDDPAPKPAEPPKQ
- the rsgA gene encoding small ribosomal subunit biogenesis GTPase RsgA, with product MAKRQLNRRQNWRIEKIQGERAARAAKRESSAVEALEGGDLGPEQTGLVIAHFGVQVEVEARDGELAGQVFRCHLRANLPALVTGDQVVWRAGNQGIGVIVAQLPRKTELCRPDSRGQLKPVAANVDMIVIVFAPLPEPHANLIDRYLVAAEHAGIRPLLLLNKFDLIDEHNAPALNALLEVYRTLGYPVLEVSAHHGNGMQTLQEQLDGRISVFVGQSGVGKSSLVNSLLPDVETRVGPLSELSGQGTHTTTTARLFHFPGGGELIDSPGIREFGLGHVSRYDVEAGFIEFNDLIGTCRFRDCKHDREPGCALLKALEDGRVQQQRMNSYRSIIASLPETSY
- a CDS encoding toll/interleukin-1 receptor domain-containing protein, which translates into the protein MPVFISYRHMDRPHAILIHNRLMQANIRTCLEVLDPESQTTDDISGLITRNVGENSHLLALVSDKSALAWWVPFQLGEATICNRRICTFKTGASELPDYLDKWPRLAKIADIDFFIDAYRNEQTLRRSMNLDTDTSNEWLHTSNKTNAERFHNELKARIRRGF
- the motA gene encoding flagellar motor stator protein MotA, producing the protein MAKIIGIIVVFASVLGGYVLSHGKIAALIQPFEVMIIGGAALGAFLQANPGYMTKHVLKKSLSMFGTRFTHAFYLEVLGLIYEILNKSRREGMMAIEADIEDAAASPIFAKYPTVLKDERMTAFVCDYLRIMSSGNMAPHELEGLFDMELYSLKEDLEHPSHAVNGIADGMPGFGIVAAVLGIVVTMASLGEGDQASIGLHVGAALVGTFFGILAAYGFFGPLAHSLAHDAKEELNTYEAIKASLVASASGMPPSLAVEFGRKVLYPAHRPSFSELEQAVRGR